In SAR324 cluster bacterium, the following are encoded in one genomic region:
- a CDS encoding 2-oxoglutarate dehydrogenase E1 component produces MDQYSYLGNADVSAIDELYQQYLKNPTSVSADWAQFFKGFDFARETYGDSSNVDPEKLDKEFCVINLINGYRQRGHLWSKTNPIRPRRVHPGSLALETYGLSASDLDTVFQAGNRIPGCGPGTLRKIIDWLDQTYCGSIGVEYKFVRVPNMIEWLEEKMERCKNTPELTISQKKRIFQKLNQATVFENFLHTKYVGQKRFSLEGSETIIPALDAILEFGAELGISEFVFGMAHRGRLNVLANILGKTYDSIFTEFEGKAFANSLFEGDVKYHMGYSSTQSTSTGKSVKLNLLPNPSHLEAVNPVVEGLVRSKLDLRYKNDENKICPILIHGDASVAGQGIVYEVLQMSLLDGYRTGGTVHVVLNNQIGFTTNYHDARSSTYCTDVAKTTLSPVFHVNGDDVEAVVYVIQLALSFRQTFHRDVFVDILSYRKHGHNEGDEPRFTQPLLYKLIANHPNPREVYNQKLISKGSVEASLALEMEQEFKSMLQERLEEARQRETSQVTSFLQGNWSGLRLATPEDFELSPETGVPRELFHELGDRITNIPEDKKFFDKTRKLYQDRKKMIGDAGKLDWGMGETMAYATLLHQGNPIRLSGEDVERGTFSHRHAVLLVEDSEEKYVPLRNVSEHQARFEIYNSLLSEYGVLGFEFGYALYSPRVLTIWEAQFGDFANGAQIIIDQFISCAETKWQRMNGLVMLLPHGYEGQGPEHSSARPERFLALCADNNMIVANCTTPASLFHLLRRQMIWPIRKPLVIFTPKSLLRHPACVSPIDDFIEGTRFHEVLDDSYVDADKVGRVLFCTGKIYYELLERQQSTERKDVAIVRLEQLNPLPSRQIQQVLDRYSAAKQWLWVQEEPENMGYLNFMLRRFKFRPLETISRKENATPATGFYKIHNAQQKELIDRAFA; encoded by the coding sequence ATGGACCAATATTCGTATCTTGGAAATGCCGATGTTTCCGCAATTGATGAACTTTATCAGCAATATCTGAAAAACCCGACCTCGGTCAGTGCTGACTGGGCCCAGTTTTTCAAGGGATTTGATTTTGCCCGAGAAACTTATGGTGACAGCAGTAATGTGGATCCAGAAAAACTGGATAAGGAATTTTGTGTGATCAACCTGATCAATGGATACCGCCAGCGAGGACATTTGTGGTCCAAAACCAATCCGATACGCCCCAGACGTGTGCATCCCGGATCTCTTGCGCTGGAAACTTATGGCTTGAGTGCCTCAGATCTGGACACTGTGTTTCAGGCGGGTAACAGAATTCCAGGATGTGGACCAGGCACACTGCGAAAAATCATTGATTGGCTGGATCAGACTTATTGCGGCTCTATTGGGGTTGAATACAAATTTGTGCGTGTTCCGAACATGATTGAATGGCTCGAAGAAAAGATGGAACGTTGCAAGAACACGCCTGAGTTGACCATCAGTCAAAAAAAACGTATTTTCCAGAAACTGAATCAGGCCACCGTCTTTGAAAATTTTCTGCATACGAAATATGTGGGACAAAAACGCTTTTCACTGGAAGGCTCTGAAACCATCATTCCCGCATTGGATGCCATTCTGGAATTTGGAGCGGAACTTGGTATCAGCGAATTTGTGTTTGGTATGGCACACCGTGGACGTTTGAATGTGCTGGCCAACATTTTGGGAAAAACCTACGACAGCATTTTTACCGAGTTTGAAGGGAAAGCCTTTGCTAACTCCTTGTTTGAAGGCGATGTCAAATACCATATGGGCTATTCCAGCACCCAATCCACGTCTACAGGAAAAAGCGTCAAACTGAACCTGCTCCCCAATCCTTCACATCTGGAAGCTGTCAATCCGGTGGTCGAGGGTTTGGTGCGTAGCAAACTGGATTTGCGCTACAAAAATGATGAAAACAAGATCTGCCCGATTCTGATTCATGGCGATGCTTCTGTCGCAGGACAGGGCATTGTGTATGAAGTCCTGCAAATGTCGCTACTGGATGGCTATCGGACTGGAGGCACCGTGCATGTGGTGCTCAACAATCAGATCGGCTTCACCACCAACTATCATGACGCACGATCCAGTACCTATTGTACTGATGTTGCCAAAACGACCCTGTCGCCGGTGTTTCATGTCAATGGCGATGATGTGGAAGCTGTCGTGTATGTCATTCAACTGGCACTATCCTTCCGGCAGACATTTCATCGGGATGTGTTTGTTGATATTTTGTCTTACCGTAAACATGGTCATAACGAAGGCGATGAGCCGCGATTCACGCAACCCCTGCTTTATAAATTGATTGCCAACCATCCCAACCCCAGGGAAGTTTATAATCAGAAATTGATTTCCAAAGGGAGTGTGGAAGCAAGTCTTGCTCTTGAAATGGAACAGGAATTCAAAAGCATGCTTCAGGAGCGACTGGAGGAAGCACGCCAGCGAGAAACATCTCAGGTGACATCATTTCTGCAAGGCAACTGGTCTGGACTTCGTCTGGCAACCCCAGAAGATTTTGAATTGTCGCCTGAAACAGGAGTTCCTCGTGAATTATTCCATGAATTGGGGGATCGAATCACGAACATTCCTGAAGATAAAAAGTTTTTTGACAAGACACGGAAATTGTATCAGGACCGCAAAAAGATGATTGGCGATGCCGGAAAACTGGATTGGGGGATGGGAGAAACCATGGCCTATGCCACATTGCTGCATCAGGGAAATCCTATTCGACTCAGCGGCGAAGATGTTGAACGGGGAACCTTTTCTCATCGTCATGCGGTATTGCTGGTGGAAGATTCTGAAGAGAAATATGTCCCGTTGAGAAATGTCAGTGAACATCAGGCAAGATTTGAAATTTATAATTCACTGTTGTCTGAGTATGGTGTGCTGGGATTCGAGTTTGGCTACGCCCTTTATTCACCACGAGTCCTGACGATCTGGGAAGCGCAGTTTGGCGATTTTGCCAATGGCGCGCAAATCATCATTGATCAGTTCATTTCATGCGCTGAAACCAAATGGCAACGAATGAACGGTTTGGTCATGCTCTTGCCTCATGGTTATGAAGGCCAGGGTCCTGAACATTCTTCAGCTCGCCCTGAACGCTTTCTCGCCTTGTGCGCTGACAACAACATGATTGTGGCCAACTGCACCACTCCAGCCAGTTTATTTCATCTTCTGCGTCGGCAAATGATCTGGCCGATTCGTAAACCTCTGGTGATTTTCACTCCGAAAAGTTTGCTGCGACATCCGGCCTGTGTCAGCCCGATTGACGATTTTATCGAAGGAACCCGATTCCATGAGGTGCTGGATGATTCTTATGTGGATGCGGACAAGGTGGGTCGGGTGTTGTTCTGCACCGGAAAAATTTATTATGAACTTCTCGAACGCCAGCAATCAACCGAACGAAAAGATGTCGCGATCGTGAGACTGGAGCAGTTGAATCCATTGCCGTCCAGGCAGATTCAACAGGTTCTTGATCGCTATTCTGCCGCAAAACAATGGCTCTGGGTTCAGGAAGAGCCTGAGAATATGGGATACCTGAACTTCATGTTGCGCCGTTTCAAATTTCGTCCGCTGGAAACCATTTCCCGCAAGGAAAACGCCACTCCCGCGACTGGTTTTTATAAAATTCACAATGCCCAGCAAAAAGAACTGATTGACCGGGCCTTTGCCTGA